In Miscanthus floridulus cultivar M001 chromosome 19, ASM1932011v1, whole genome shotgun sequence, the DNA window AAATCGAAGACAAGCACGCACCTGTGTGTGAACCGGAGCCGggaggggggaggaggaggggaaggGAGCGAAGCTGAGGAACTATAGGCGGGAGGGAGCGAGCGAAGCTGAGGAGCTAAGTAGGCGAGCACACTGGCGGGCGAGGCGAACGGGCGCAGATTTTTCTCCCCCTCACCGCTTGTCTGGACTCGTCAGACTCCCCCGCTCCGGTGCGCGGTTGCGTGGGGATTGTCTCggggaggaagggagggaagggGGTGCGGTGGGGATGCGGCGACGTGGGCGGCTCGGCGGCCACAGCGTCGATAAGGAAGAGCCCACATCACATTCCGCATAGACGGGAGTTGTAGTAGACGACTAGCCAGGTGTTGAGGCGGGTGAGATTTCCGAAATTCCTCCTGGTCCAAGTGCAAAATCTCGGGGTTTTGGGGTGTGAATTTTGTGGCCAAAGTCCAAAGGGATTGGAGTTTGGGTTTTTTCCTCTGtcgtgggctgtcgaactcacgTAGGATTGGGAGGAGAACCACGGCAAGGGCCAGCGGCTGGTAGCAGCATTAGCTGTTTGTAACCCAGCCGCCCATTTCTTATGTATGGCTTCCAGCCATCCAGGAGAATTCGTGATTTCACATTGCAACTTCTGTGTTTGGGAGGCATTAAGCCACTCCATGTCTTTGCACACGTGCAGGGTCTGAGGACCGGATATCAGGTAACCGCCCACGACACCAGTGTACATTTCTCAAGGTGCGAGAGAGGACGGTTTTATATGTCCTCATAACTCATGTTGGTCTCAGCGAGGAAGGGAGCGAAACccgatcaaaaaaaaaaaaggaagggaGCGAAAGCGAAAGCGTTCTCTCTTCtgaggccagtctcagtgggagtTTCATCTCTCAGTTTTCAACACACCTATATTTTGAAAACAGTGTAGAAGaatttcatccccatgaaactctctctactcctatgaaacttttatcttttctctcttcatcaagacagtGCCATGTCAATATATTTAATATccataaaactttatgaaatctctattgagactggcctaagtaATGTTGGTCTCCAGGTGCTTCTTATTGCCATCGGCCACAGGCCTTCTCATGTTGGTCTCCAGGTGCTTCTTATTGCCATCGGCCACAGGCCTTCTCGTCTGCACAGCAGGAAAGCGTTCTCTCTTCTAACTAATGTTACCACCTAGTAACATGTATTGACGATGTAGCTAAACATGTGTTTATCACCTAAAAACATGTGTTTATTCTTTGAACTAAGAGGGAGATCacgtaaataaaaaagaaaattatGGATAAAACTGAACCAAAGGATATTTAAGGAGCAAAAGGGAAATCATGCGAGTAGTAGCTAGTGCCTATTTCGGCGGGCAAAAGTAACTGTGTAGCTCTCTCGGGGGGCATTTGCAACTGGAACTGGCCTTCAGGAGGGAATATGTAATTTTTGCAATTCAAAACCTTCATGTATTCCTGGAGTTTGGAACATGTGGCTTGTAAAGGTCGTTCAGGTTAACACAAAGGGCTACTAAAGATCACGATCGCATCATCACTGTATGACAGATTAATACACAACGACAACAACTTAACTGCCGCTGCTTTCACAAAAACAACTGTCTGCTTTGGTTTTCTTTATGATATGTTCTTCCCACGGCATGTCATCCTCAGGTCCCAAATAGAGCATCATCAGAAAGATGTCATGGCACGTAAGAGGTAGCCCCTGGTGTACAAGCCTCGAGAGTTTTCCCTTGGGTATGTCGATACAAAACTGAATTAAAACGTCAAGGCGGGTCTTCATGCTTGAAGCTTCATTTGCTGCGCTTCAGATCATACACAACACATGCATCCGCAGCAGTTTTCATCTGTACCCAGGAAAATACATGGATGTCAAAATTTTGTGCTTCTTATTGAATCCACTATCAAATTGCATTATGAGAATCATGTAGAATATGCAACACAGCAACAGTTCTAAAACCAGCTATTTAGATATACTCTTGTAATGACATGATTCGGGGCTAAATGCATGCAAATGTGTGAATTGCAATAAGCTGCAGGAAACTTCAAGCAAGAATACCTGGATGACGTTGGTGACTTGTTTCACTGCCCAGCCAACTAGAGTGGAAATAAACACCAAGACAACGACGGGATTTTGGTTCAGGACACCTTTGCATACCTATTAAAATGTTATTAGTACAGAAATACCAGATGCTAAATAACTCACATGCCAACTCGAAATGGTAATATATAGAAATGATGCAATCTTACACTAAGCAAGCTTGTTGACTTCTCATCAGCAAAGAGAAAGAGGATAATATATAAAACCTGTAAGTTTAGTCAAAAGAAATAGATTAGAGGGTGAAATATAAAGGCATATTTTGTTAGCTGAGTTAAAAATTGCTGGGTGTGCTGACTGCTGAGACATTATTCAGTCCACAATACAACGTTCAACTGTTAATTTTCTACATTTGGATAAATTCAAACTGCACAACAGGATCACAATTCTTGAGGATAGCACAAGGTATGAGCGATGACATACCTCGCAAGAAACACAGCAGAAGGCCATGAATGGCCTGTACCCATAATATAATTTCAGAAGCCAATTGCCTGTGTGTTTTACATCCTTGTGGCTAGTCTTACCTGACAAGAAAGAACTAGTATAGAAAATATGTCATTACATAGTTagcaagtactccctccattccaaattgtaagtcgttctggcttttctaggtacatagcttttattatgtctagatacatagtaaaagctatgtccctagaaaagccagaacacttacaatttggaatggagggagtaataaagAAGTAAAAAATGATTTGAACATGAGAAATTCTTGAATAGAACACATGCATCATGAATCCATCAGACAATTATTAAAAATGTAATTGCTATCAGATTTATTCTGTTGCCTCAACTACCTTAAGAACAGGATTAAGTGCTGACTAGAAAACAAACTTGGAACTTGCAAGAACTGAACAAAATGGTAGAGGAAACAGGAAACTGACCTGTACATTTGAAACCAGTGGCTCGTAATATCCAACCCAAGCAATATCAAGAAGACTAAACCAGGTCTGTAACAATGTTTGCAATTAGGATTTGTACTAGACATTGAGATTCAAGACAAATCAATACAACCTCGTCTGCTTTCGATACCTGTAAAACTGGGAGAGAAGGGCCAACAAACAAGCAGTGCTAACCCTGAAGAAGAGCAATGTGAGCTGTGAAAATATTTCAGTATGTAGAATGTATTCACCCTGCATATCCAGAGTTTAAAGATTTATTCAAGGAGTACCTATCTGTAACCATGTCCAACACAGCTCCAAATGTTGATGCTGATTCATACAATGAGATAAACTAATCAGATAGTTTCATAACTTAACAGATAGCTATATACTGTGGGGAAAAGAAAAGGAATAAGAGATTTAGCTGAGATCGGTCTTTTCCACATAACCATTTGAAAGTTGGTCTCCAGCACACAATACAACGAAATTTAATTATAGCAAAGATGGGTATTAACCTTCTTTACATAAGGACAGGCTACATGACTAGAACACAGGGAGAATGTGAAGTATTACCTTGATTAAACTTCCGTGCAAACCAACCATCCACACCATCAAGGACAAAGCTAGCATGTTTGCGAGATGTTAGAATAACATACATAAATCATTGGCAGACACAAGTAGTTCAGATATAAGGCACTCACCTGAAGAAGTACAGGACAGCAAAGAGAGCCTTGTTGGAATAGCAAACCGCAAATGCAATGAAATTTATGATGATCCTAAAATACCCTGTGTGATGACAATTCCTGGAAGTTTAGTCACATAGGCTTCCGCTTTTCATCCATGTTAAAAGCAGCTGTAAATGAACATATTGCCTTGTTGGTTAAACTATATATCCTCTACTAAATTTATGGCTTCTTTTATGTAGCTATTCTTGGGCAGCAAAGTGGCAACAAAACTAAAATGCAGCTATGTAGATGGTGCTTCTACATAGCAAAGTGGCAACAGAAACTAGAAATCAAATGACAGAAAATAGGCCAATGTTTCCAGTTGCACAAGTCATTACTCATTAGTGCAATTATCCAGACTTTGAGATATGTAAGTCACAGAAAACGTATAAATATATTATAAGATAAGTTTTGGAACAGCAAAGTAGCATGTCATCAACAGATAACCGTCCAGAGGCGTACCGATAATGTTAGGGATGTAAAGATAAACCGATGGCATTTTGCCAGAGGACAATTGTGCCACAGAAGATCAGTAGTAACCAAGATCTTGAAGGCCGGCAGTTTTGCCCTTAAATTGGTAGCAGCAGTAAAACTTAATGGGATTCCTGTCAGATAAGTATATCATTTATATATTGATCCAAAAAAATATAGTTTTGACAAGGAAATTATAGTACGAGTACAATTAACACACTGCTACTATAAACCGGGCATGATTGAAGCATTTGCTTCTTTGCTAGTATAAATCTAGGCAACCGATATCATATTTATGCCCATTATATGCATGGTTTTGGCATCATGAAGTTGATGTAACAACATGGGGCCAGGGGCAGAGCCAATATAACACATGTACACCCGATAATTTGTGCCAAAGAAACGagttagtaggcataatacatgcATACACTTGTGGTTAGATCAGACCAGATCCGATCCGGATACAGATAGCCAAATAGCTTAGGGTTCGGGTGCTCAGTTTTGCACagaaggaagggaagagaaggggcggGCACACCTGGTGTGGTAGGCGCTCGTCGCGGGCAAAGGGCTCGACGAAGACCTGGACAGCTGGGAGAAGAGCGGCGGCGGTCGCCGGCGTGTTCGGTCGCGCTGACGCTAGGCCTGGCCCCGTTGCTGCAGACATACGGTCGTCGAAACTCGAAACCACCTGGCCCGGCGGAAATGACCACCGAATCGAGTGTCTAGTCTAGCTCTCCAGATCCCCTGGCTCTCGGTCTCGGGCCAGGCGAGCTGAACGGGAGAAGAAAACCGGAAACAGGATGCGAGGGGTATTGGGCCGAATTTCTCCttcgtttttttttctttttctgcgcGCGACCACTCTGGTTTGGTACGGAGAGCGGCCGTTCAATCTTCTcggctttctttttcttttcttctttcatcATGACACTTGGTTTCTTTTTTCCCTTTTCCTATTTTGCTTATATAACTAATTTTGTTATTATAATTCTTGCCTCATTAATAATCATTTCTATTTTATCCACTAGTGAAGGCTTTCTTTTCCTCTTTTTGTCATTGGCCTAGGGGTAAATTTTTGTTGTCGATCTTTTTAATGTTGTGTTCTAATTAACTTTATAATCTTTTTATTTCACATAAATATGTCACGAAGAAATTTCTCTGAAATATGTAACATTTTTCTGTTGATGTTAGAATGTTTTTTCTCGTTACGTTGGAACAAGTTTTCTCATAATGTTGTAATAAATTTCTTTTAAACATGGATATTTTGGTCTCAAGTTGTACATTTTCTTAGTGATGCTAGAATATGTGTTCCTTCAGGAATTAGAACattgtttttatttttaatcaAGAATATTTTTTCTTAAGTTAGAACATTTTGTTTTTAAACTATCACATTTTCCCCTTGAATGTAGACACTTTTCCTAATTTTGTGTATATATCTTATTTTAAGGTAGAGCACCGAAAATATTGTAATTAATGTAAATGCTACAAGTCATTAGGATGAAGTGTTATTTAAGTCAGTTAGTGATGTCAAGAAACCCttaaatttatattaaaaaaggCCAATTAAATTAATCAAAACCAATATTATAGGCTTCAATCTTTTACAGCATATCaaaatattaaataaaaataaatagtaGAATCTGATAATAAATATTTGGCAAAATCCGATAAGATTCTGATACTAGGTGCGTTTCGCAATGAGAAACATTTCAAATTCTCAGTAGAATCAATAATATAACTTTGTCTGGACTCTGGACCGGGAAGATTCCCAGGATGTCAACCAAACAGCATGCAAGCAAGTTCCAGGCGAGCAAGAATCCAGGCAATTTTTGTCCAGGGTTGCATCCAAACAGCCCCCTAAGTAAtgaattattctatatatgattaTCCTCACTATTTGCCAGCAGTACGTTTACAACTTACATGGCAAAACTTACTGTCaatgaaaataaaaaggaaaaagagtGAAGCCACTTACAAGCCCGCAAGTCAAACATAGGGTCACAGAAGCAAGGACGCTGGAATGCATGCTTTTGCAGAGGTAAACCTTACGGAAAGGGAGAGAGGTTAGGACGATTTGTCTAATGTGATCCGCCGGATCTTGCAGACCAGATGGGCAGTAGGAAGGTCGAGCTGGCTTCCACCATCTGATTTGATCAGATCACAGACCTGGTCCCTCGGGGTGGAGACACAGGCGTGGAAGGTAGACAGGAACGGAGGGATTGGCATCGACAGCGCAGACAGGACATTGTTTAGGTACTCAATGTCGGCAGCGAGCTGCTGTGAACCTCGGTCAGTGATGTAGTGGATTCCTCGGAGCTGCTCCATGAACAAAGCAGTGGCACCCTCGGCGACCTGGTACATGGAAGCAGAGATGATAATCTAAGACTGAATGTTCCAACATCAACAGAAATGGTGCTATGAATTATGATTAAAAGACGGGGAGATTCGAAATAGCCTTCTATTCAATTGTCTCTTCCCACACAATGTGCAAATATAAGAATGGAAGAATGGTGACCTTTTGCACTTCACAGGTACATAAGTACAAATATTTCACGTTTATTACCTTAAAAATCCACTCAGTGGCAAAGAACTGGGCCTCGTCGTTGCCAGCCTCATTGCCTGAGATACCTTCTGCGAGTGGCTCCAGCTGTTGTGGTAAAGTGAGGAGATACTCCCCAACACTGGTCACATATGCTTGCGGGTAGGCACTGAAGCTTGGAAGAGGAAGACCACCCTGTTCCTCCACGGATGACCAGATTGGAAGGCGCGCAACCTCACTGAGACGCTGCCGAACCTTAGATATGAGCACATCATAGACGAGTTCATTTACTGTGTCTGAGAAGGTTGCAACTCTCTGTGATGTGAGAGGAAGAGCATGGAACCTTGGATCTTTTGActgtaaaaaataaataaataatgttAGTAACATGAGGGCAACTAAATTTAGTTGGGTGGGAAATTTGCAGGTTATGAGTAGGTTATATGAACAGATCTGATTAACTAGTGATGTGGAGCAGAAGAGGCATGTTAATAGATCTCAGTTTCCTGTGAAACTAGATTTTCAAGATGTATCGCAAAATGTACTCCTTATGTTTCTACATTGACTACTCAAACAAGGGAATATAGAAAAGGAACCAGATTTGTCATTTGTCTACACTGCATAATTTTCATCCAACACAACTAATATGTGTTTTGCAAAAAATACAGACACATGGTGACTCAGCCCCACTAGAAATGATGCGATCTGGACTGTGGATCAAAGATCAGGTAGCTCAGGACTTGGTTCTATGGAAAAATGAGAAAGATTCATTTATCAAGTTCTATTAGGTGATGATTGACTGCAGATCATGCATCACTATGCAAGTTCCAAGCGATATTCAGATATACAGTCACAACCCAGAGACACAAGTGATGACTCCTGTGTTGTACGTTGTAacagtacaacaacaacaacaacaacaacatagcctttcagtcccaagcaagttggggtaggctatttGTACGTTGTAACAGTAAATTCAAAAATTTAAAACAACAAAACCTACCTGTTCTAGTATAGTTAAGAGCTTCTTAGACTTGTCTGGCAGATGACTTAGGCGAATAGCTGCAATATCTAGTGCAGCCCTCCCAGCAAGAGGCAAGTCTGCATTCTCATCAGCAGCTGCTGCAGGTGATTTATCCAGGCTTGAGCCAAAGCCAGAAACAGAAAGTTTGTTCCAATCCTGGCAAGTGTAGCTCTTAAAGAAGCTTCAAAGACTGAGGTTCTGCTAGTTAGGCAATCAGCAACTGTAAGAATCTGCAAAGCACCTTGGACAATAGACCATTCTTCCTCTTCAGAAACATCCACCAATCGTTGTACTTCCTTTTTCTCTAAAGCTACATCTTTCTTCAAGGCATCACTATCCAGTCCACAGACTATCCTCAGGGACTTCAATGTTTCTTGGAGATTAGATATGTACTGCAGCAAGACGTCATCAAGAGCCAGTACCAGTTCATCTGCCTCTGAACCACCAGTCAGACTAATGCATCTCTCCACAGCTGCCTCAAGAAATACTATCATTTGTGGAATGGATTCCTCCATTCTGCGGACAGTTTCGCTCAGCTCTATACCCTGTGCGCCAACACCACGAGGGACAGCCCCACGGATGTCTATACCTGCCATCTCAGCAGAGAGTATAGCACGCTCCATCTGCCCATACCTACATGACGCCCAATAAAAAGACATGCAGCACCAAACGATTACTACCATCCATCAGTTGCATCAAAGAAATCTCATAAATGCAGCTGGTAACCAGATGcaaaacaatgtttttctttGGTGGTTTGTGTTTGCAATCTGCATTGACCAAACTGATTTAAGTTTTTACCTTGCTTTAAAGGTTTCATATGGGGAATAAATAGCTTTCAAAGTATTCAGCACAACTGCAAGATCTGATTCTGAAAATAAGTGCTGAATGTTCCTAGCAAAAGTGCCAGTCATATTGTGCAGTTCAATTAGCGCTTGAAGATGCTTATTCTGCAACTTAGTGCTTTTTGGTAAGTCACCTGATAGAACATCCAATATACCTGGGTACAGAGAAGAAAAACACAATTCACTGTTAGGAAAAACAAGCAAGATTAAGCAACAAAGCTAATAGCTTGTTAAGCAGAAAAATATATGTGATAAAACCATGGGATAGATGTAGGTCAATATGAAATTAATGAACAGTTTATGCATTACCTTTGGCAACAGATCTGGTTTCAGGAACAACATCACCAGTTGCTATATTTACACGAGAGACAAAGCTTGAATTCAACTCACTCATGGTCTCAGTAAGTACTTTTGGTACTAGTGATTTGTATTCTTCAGGAAAAGCAGTCAAGCACCTGTGAGCATCACCATTTCCATTTTAGAGCATCCACGGGCTAATTGCAGTTCTGATGGAGCAAAAGAAGAGTTCTCTTTTTGGTATAACAATGTATTTTCTTCATTATGCCAGATATTACTTAGGGGCTGATTCTAAAAACTAACTTCTGATTAACCACTTTACAACTAGTACTAGGTATATTTTAACTAAGAGCGAAAGGAGGAGATCACCATGAACATACCACTTCCACTCTTGTTCAAGGTAAAGCAGTGTCTCATCATAGAAATTAGGCAGCCAGCTAGAGAATGAGAGGCCACTAATGCTTTCGCCACCGAGCTTCTCCATGTCTAGCCTGCTGGATCTTGCTTTAGGTCAAAATCTTCCCAGAGTTTCTTTAGAGGCTTAACATGGATCTTAGTGTATTGCGCCTCCAGCGACTTGAACCTATTGATACGTATCAGTATACCACGAAGGTCTTGCACAGCATCAACCTTCCAAGAAAGAAAAAGGTTCTGAGTAAAATAGATATGCTTCATGTAACAAATACAAACTACTGTTTTGTGGGGGGATATACCTTGCGATTAGAAAGCGCATCTACTAAACGAGGCTGCACCATTTCATCTAGCCGCTCTTCCAATACTTCAAGTTGTTTTCTAACATTTGCAAACTCGGCAACCTGAAAGAAACCGTCTTATAagcaaaacgaacaggctgtgtATGCAGCTCATAGTTTTTTGCAGGGTGTATGACACCTCTCCAACTGCTGACAAGCAATGTCTCATAGTTGCCAGGGTTTCTGCAGCTTTTGGAAGATTGCCACTAGAAAAACACATCCTCAACACTCTGGCTCAACTGTGCTAAACCAGCAGCATCCTGCCATTCCATCAACAAACTCTTAAAAATAATAAACAAGAATTTACCACATTAGTAAAACAATACTCCAGTGGTGTGTCATGGTCTACAAACTTTAGATAGACCTTACCTGCAATGTTGTGTATGCAGCTTCCATGCGCTGTTTCACAGTATCAATTCGTGCTAGTGCAGCTATCGATTCTGCAGATGATCCCTCAGCCTGGTTGGAAATATAACCATGAATAGTTTGTTAGTTGCCGCCTTGGCAAAAATGTAGCTGGAACAGAATACAGTATAATAACACAGATGGAGTGAGCTTGGGCAGCAGGATAGGCTGCGACCCCCTGAGAGATTAGTTTAGTGTACAAGAAAGGTTCTCTCATGGTCACACCACTGGAGGGCAAGATTTTATTTTCCTTGCATCTTGTTGTACTGGAATTTTATCATCTGAAGTATGTAAACATTACTACAACTCCATGGCTCTTCACTTTTTTTGGCAAGCAAAATAGAGTTTTTATGCAGATCACCTCTGAATCTGAATGTCTGAATTGCTCTTAATTTTAATTCTTACATTACGCTCAGTTTGTAAGTAATTAAAAATGACAATATCCTAAATTAGTCCACATGGCAACTAATGCAACTATGTCAGAGTGTAGCTTAGTTCACAAACCCCGGAGGCCCGGAACATTTTGAGATCAACTTTTAACTAGTAGCAAAAATGGGGCAATGAAACCTGAACATAAACTGATCAAACTAAATGCAGTCGTGAATTTCGTGCTACTTGTAAGCTACAATTGTACTCATGTTGTATTGTATCCAAGGCGAAAGCCCACACAGATAAAAAAACGACTTGACTAGACACGGAATGCGAGATCCAGATCCATCTGAACTATACGTGCGAAGAAACTACGCGCTGGTAAGCTATTCCAGAGCTCCAATCAATCCGTCTCGATTTCGCGTAATAACGAACGGGAGTGCGAGTGAGATCCAGATCCAATAAGGAGCAAGCCACAGGGACGGAGGCGCGTACCAGGGAGAGGGACTGGAGGACGGAGGCGAGGTGGGAGCGCAGGGCGACGGCGTCGTCGCGGAGGCGTAGCGCATCGCGGCATGCCAGCGGGACGCGGCGGAGGGCGTCGCCGCTGTCCCTCTCGAGCGCGGCCGCGGCGTCGTCGGCCGCGGAACGCAGGCGCTCCTCGGCGTCGGCGAGGAAGCGATCGAGAGGCGCCGACGGGTGCCGCGCGTCCAGCGCCGCGTTGATCCACCGCTTCGGGTCGAAGCCCTCCGCCCCGAACTCCGACGCGTCCACCACCACCATTTCCGATGCACGCCGGGACACCGCG includes these proteins:
- the LOC136527836 gene encoding CDP-diacylglycerol--inositol 3-phosphatidyltransferase 1-like, with protein sequence MPSVYLYIPNIIGYFRIIINFIAFAVCYSNKALFAVLYFFSFVLDGVDGWFARKFNQASTFGAVLDMVTDRVSTACLLALLSQFYRPGLVFLILLGLDITSHWFQMYSSFLSGKTSHKDVKHTGNWLLKLYYGYRPFMAFCCVSCEVLYIILFLFADEKSTSLLSVCKGVLNQNPVVVLVFISTLVGWAVKQVTNVIQMKTAADACVVYDLKRSK